One segment of Hippopotamus amphibius kiboko isolate mHipAmp2 chromosome 2, mHipAmp2.hap2, whole genome shotgun sequence DNA contains the following:
- the POMT1 gene encoding protein O-mannosyl-transferase 1 isoform X6: MAYQIVWELGFSNCAAMGAALLILIENALITQSRLMLLESVLIFFNLLAVLSYLKFSNSQKHRPFSPSWWFWLLLTGVACSCAVGIKYVGVFTYLLVLGVAAVHTWHLIGDHTLSHVRVLCHLLARAVALVLIPVLVYLLFFYVHLLLLYRSGPHDQIMSSAFQASLEGGLARITQGQPLEVAYGSQVTLKNVFGQPVPCWLHSHQSTYPMIYENGRGSSHQQQVTCYPFKDVNNWWIVKDPGRHQLVVSSSPRPVRHGDLVQLVHGMTTRLLNTHDVAAPLSPHSQEVSCYIDYNISMPAQNLWRLDIVNRESDTDIWKTILSEVRFMHVNTSAVLKLSGAPLPDWGFRQLEVVGEKLSRGYHESTVWNVEEHRYGKSQEQKDRELELHSPTQMDISRNLSFMARFWELQWRMLTVKSDDSEHKYSSTPLDWVTLDTNIAYWLHPRTSAQIHLLGNIVIWASASLATVLYGLLFIWYLLRRRRRVCDLPEDCWLRWVLAGALCAGGWAVNYIPFFLMEKTLFLYHYLPALTFQTLLLPVVLEHVSDHLCSRSQLQRSLFRALVVAWFASACHVSNTLRPLTYGDRSLSPSELKALRWKDSWDILVRKY, from the exons ATGGCCTACCAGATCGTGTGGGAGCTTGGCTTCTCTAACTGTGCTGCCATGGGGGCCGCTCTGCTGATACTGATCG AGAATGCTCTCATCACTCAGTCAAGACTGATGCTTTTGGAATCCGTGTTGATATTTTTCAATCTGTTGGCCGTGCTGTCTTACCTGAAGTTCTCCAACTCCCAGAAGCACAG GCCCTTCTCTCCCAGCTGGTGGTTTTGGCTGCTGCTGACAGGCGTGGCCTGCTCCTGTGCAGTTGG CATCAAGTACGTGGGTGTGTTCACATACTTGCTTGTGCTCGGGGTTGCAGCTGTCCACACCTGGCACCTGATTGGAGACCACACACTGTCACAC GTCCGTGTGCTCTGTCACCTGCTGGCCCGAGCCGTGGCCCTGGTGCTCATCCCGGTCCTCGTGTACCTGCTGTTCTTCTATGTCCACCTGCTGCTGCTCTACCGCTCCGGGCCCCATGACCAGATCATGTCCAGTGCTTTCCAGGCCAGCTTGGAG GGCGGGCTAGCGCGTATCACACAAGGCCAGCCCCTGGAGGTGGCCTACGGTTCCCAGGTCACCCTGAAGAACGTCTTTGGCCAACCTGTGCCCTGCTGGCTGCACTCCCACCAGAGCACCTACCCTATGAT ATATGAGAACGGCCGCGGCAGCTCCCACCAGCAGCAGGTGACCTGCTACCCCTTCAAAGATGTCAATAACTGGTGGATTGTAAAGGACCCCGGGAG GCACCAGCTGGTGGTGAGCAGCTCCCCGAGGCCTGTGCGGCACGGCGACCTCGTGCAGCTGGTGCACGGCATGACCACCCGCCTCCTCAACAC GCATGATGTCGCGGCCCCCCTGAGCCCCCACTCGCAGGAGGTCTCCTGCTACATCGACTACAACATCTCCATGCCAGCCCAGAACCTCTGGAGGCTG GACATTGTGAACAGGGAGTCTGACACAGACATCTGGAAGACCATCCTGTCGGAGGTCCGCTTCATGCATGTGAACACCTCCGCTGTCCTCAAG CTGAGCGGGGCGCCCCTCCCGGACTGGGGCTTTCGGCAGCTGGAGGTGGTTGGGGAGAAGCTGTCCCGGGGCTACCACGAGAGCACCGTGTGGAACGTGGAGGAGCACCGCTATGGCAAGA GCCAGGAGCAGAAGGACAGGGAGCTGGAGCTGCACTCCCCGACGCAGATGGACATCAGCAGGAACCTCAGCTTCATGGCCAGATTCTGGGAGCTGCAG TGGCGGATGCTGACGGTGAAAAGTGATGATTCTGAGCATAAGTACAGCTCCACGCCGCTGGACTGGGTCACGCTGGACACCAACATCGCCTACTGGCTGCACCCCAGGACCAGT GCACAGATCCACCTGCTGGGGAACATTGTCATCTGGGCCTCGGCCAGCCTCGCCACCGTGCTGTACGGCCTGCTCTTCATCTGGTACCTGCTCAGACGCCGGAGGAGAGTCTGCGACCTCCCTGAGG ATTGCTGGCTGCGCTGGGTGCTGGCCGGGGCTCTGTGTGCCGGGGGCTGGGCCGTGAACTACATCCCCTTCTTCCTGATGGAAAAGACACTCTTCCTCTACCACTACCTGCCTGCGCTCACCTTCCAGACCCTCCTGCTCCCTGTGGTCTTGGAGCATGTCAGCGACCACCTGTGCAG CAGGTCCCAGCTGCAGAGGAGCCTCTTCAGAGCGCTGGTTGTGGCATGGTTCGCGTCCGCCTGCCACGTATCCAACACGCTGCGCCCGCTCACCTACGGCGACAGGTCGCTCTCCCCCAGCGAACTCAAGGCCCTGCGCTGGAAAGACAGCTGGGACATCCTGGTCCGGAAGTACTAG